Proteins encoded by one window of Thunnus thynnus chromosome 3, fThuThy2.1, whole genome shotgun sequence:
- the sh3d19 gene encoding SH3 domain-containing protein 19 isoform X2 encodes MAEARREEEEEGERRDLRDVRSRIQPADLPERTKPDHFNSSQGPLSSIRAAIKRTRTNSQSDHTRDRRRPEITIISAEPLVSNNWFPGTSVVFSPPPQSGWSAGIQAVSQPPPSYDQVIKESQEEHIFKPTAAPRQSTCTTTSATQTDPVKEDNSTTVQQCVATPPTAKKRSAGKKPQKPPRPSLPKPVDREPAAETVGPSDEKVATTTTESTNTEEQSDSKTDVKEANQADSTHTCTRSVTVHWDIPAKHPAQLLSASAISAENTPSSSDSEHSQRPVPLPRIKSRKQTIKEEAKVQTLVKLSENCDSVQVISGTDPEDFSSNKYLKELLEVFSVEHECEENGDNQSDEASQGEDASGEMSAGNSQRNIRARIQAFESQAEDGNVVEPAKPEPLPRKTTNRPPVAAKPSIAFKPQFNHSVDNDNQNVPTTNIPQSPTPAPRPLQPRKSVGSSVKEELDTLLAKGAVPHRSRPSLLTRANSIHEEETSAAPPTSPVKPSKEPLKPNLNINNHNSTSAVKGNECLSNHIPVKPQRNVDSIEGSFTRQSVTRRPTTIRVPSKTDSFSDHFQDSPPPLPAQKPIGSLNTSVNHKQGLPPIPILSTQESFNVGPEPSLPSRKLSTSKSLPPRPPPAKTGPGRPPPPSLQATGRSHSGPRQASPKPQTQKPHRKGPILPPRPNPGHRLYNKYTLQLPHGITSSDYNGSNTGELSFQKNEVLLLLEEIDHNTFECQIGDTRGRVHKSHMKVITPLDSVSNMSPSQSAGSGGAGSGLKVQAIHDFTPEGPGELSLRAGDVVSMVEQVDSKWYRGTCRGSTGYFPVNYVNVLSNSPKPLVERKAKPSSARVSGPRCVARFDFEGEHSDELSFSEGDVIQLKEYVGQEWARGQIGVFTGIFPLNFVEVIEELPPPPSQQQTQPNRIALPGMGASPSTHPKVAKTDQASQATVEWVVALYDFAGKSDDDLSFEQGDRILITQHINEEWSCGRLNGREGMFPKAFVESSAGQQLSNTQQNKAAGGGRAKALFDFASDCDEELSLKVGDIITNLESIDDEWFLGDLKGKRALVPKNYVQVL; translated from the exons GCGACCAGAGATCACCATCATCTCAGCAGAACCTCTGGTCAGCAACAACTGGTTCCCAGGAACGTCTGTGGTTTTCTCACCTCCCCCTCAGTCAGGCTGGTCTGCAGGCATCCAAGCTGTTTCCCAG CCCCCACCATCCTATGACCAGGTGATTAAAGAGAGCCAAGAAGAGCACATTTTCAAGCCTACTGCAGCCCCCCGCCAGTCCACCTGCACCACCACAAGTGCCACGCAGACCGACCCTGTGAAGGAAGACAACTCCACTACTGTCCAACAGTGCGTTGCCACTCCACCGACAGCAAAGAAAAGATCTGCTG GTAAAAAGCCGCAAAAACCACCAAGGCCATCATTGCCGAAACCAGTGGACAGAGAACCGGCTGCCGAAACTGTTGGACCCAGTGATGAGAAGGTTGCAACAACTACAACAGAATCCACAAACACTGAGGAGCAAAGTGACTCTAAGACTGATGTAAAAGAAGCCAACCAGGCAGACTCTACTCATACATGTACCAGATCTGTTACTGTGCACTGGGATATTCCTGCAAAACATCCTGCACAGCTTCTGTCTGCCTCTGCTATCTCTGCTGAAAATACTCCTTCCTCTTCAGACTCTGAGCACAGTCAACGCCCCGTTCCACTTCCTCGTATAAAATCTCGAAAGCAGACCATCAAGGAAGAAGCCAAAGTTCAGACTTTGGTCAAACTCAGTGAAAATTGTGACAGCGTTCAAGTCATCTCAGGCACTGATCCAGAGGATTTCTCCTCAAATAAGTATCTAAAGGAATTGTTGGAGGTCTTTAGTGTAGAACACGAGTGTGAGGAGAACGGTGATAACCAATCAGACGAGGCCTCTCAAGGTGAAGATGCTAGTGGCGAGATGAGTGCCGGCAACAGTCAACGAAATATCCGGGCCAGGATCCAGGCCTTTGAGAGCCAGGCTGAAGATGGAAATGTGGTTGAACCAGCCAAACCAGAACCTCTACCCAGGAAGACCACTAACAGACCTCCAGTTGCTGCTAAACCTTCGATAGCTTTTAAACCTCAGTTTAACCACAGTGTCGATAATGACAATCAAAATGTACCAACCACAAACATCCCCCAAAGCCCTACACCAGCACCTAGACCTCTGCAGCCTAGGAAATCCGTGGGATCGTCTGTAAAAGAGGAACTAGACACTTTACTTGCTAAGGGGGCCGTCCCACACCGGTCACGTCCTTCATTATTGACCAGAGCCAACAGCATCCATGAGGAGGAAACTTCAGCAGCTCCTCCTACATCTCCAGTGAAGCCTTCTAAGGAACCTCTGAAACCCAACCTTAACATTAACAACCACAACTCAACCTCCGCGGTCAAAGGGAATGAGTGTCTGTCAA ATCACATCCCAGTCAAGCCCCAGCGTAATGTGGACAGCATTGAAGGCTCATTCACCAGACAAAGTGTAACAAGGAGACCAACCACCATCAGAGTTCCCAGCAAAACTGATTCAT TTTCAGATCATTTTCAGGACAGTCCTCCTCCGCTCCCTGCTCAGAAGCCCATAGGCTCCCTGAATACCTCAGTGAACCACAAACAAGGCCTGCCCCCCATCCCCATCCTCTCCACTCAG GAGTCTTTCAATGTTGGGCCGGAGCCATCACTACCATCTCG GAAGCTCAGTACAAGCAAAAGCCTCCCACCTCGCCCACCTCCAGCGAAAACAGGCCCGGGAAGACCTCCCCCACCCAGCCTGCAAGCCACAGGTCGATCCCATTCAGGACCACGGCAGGCTTCACCTAAACCCCAGACACAGAAGCCCCACAGGAAGGGACCAATCTTACCTCCAAGGCCCAACCCAGGCCACCGTCTCTACAACAAATACACT CTTCAACTTCCCCATGGAATCACTTCCTCTGACTACAATGGGAGCAATACAGGAGAACTGTCATTTCAG AAAAATGAAGTGCTTCTGCTGCTAGAGGAGATTGACCACAATACATTTGAGTGCCAAATTGGAGACACTAGAGGTAGAGTCCACAAGTCTCACATGAAGGTGATCACTCCTCTTGACTCCGTCTCAAACATGTCCCCATCACAG AGTGCTGGTTCAGGTGGAGCTGGGTCTGGGCTAAAGGTTCAGGCCATACATGACTTCACACCAG AGGGTCCAGGAGAGCTGAGTCTGCGGGCAGGAGATGTCGTTAGCATGGTAGAGCAGGTGGACAGCAAGTGGTATAGAGGCACTTGTAGAGGATCTACTGGTTACTTTCCTGTCAATTATGTCAATGTGCtg TCAAATTCACCAAAACCCCTCGTTGAAAGGAAAGCGAAGCCATCATCTGCAAGAGTCAG TGGCCCGAGATGTGTGGCAAGGTTCGACTTTGAAGGCGAGCACAGCGATGAGCTGTCGTTCTCTGAGGGCGATGTGATCCAGTTGAAGGAGTACGTGGGACAGGAATGGGCTCGGGGACAGATCGGCGTCTTTACTGGAATCTTCCCTCTTAACTTTGTAGAGGTCATCGAAGAGCTGCCTCCGCCTCCAAGTCAGCAGCAGACACAGCCCAATAGGATAGCACTGCCTG gcaTGGGTGCCTCTCCCAGTACCCACCCCAAGGTTGCCAAAACAGATCAG GCATCTCAGGCCACTGTGGAGTGGGTGGTGGCTCTGTATGACTTTGCTGGGAAGTCAGACGACGACCTGTCCTTTGAACAGGGCGACCGAATCCTGATCACCCAGCATATCAACGAGGAGTGGAGCTGTGGCAGGCTCAACGGCAGAGAGGGCATGTTCCCAAAGGCTTTTGTTGAGAGCAGCGCTG GCCAGCAGTTGTCTAATACACAGCAGAATAAAGCTGCCGGTGGAGGGAGAGCCAAGGCTTTGTTCGACTTCGCATCAGACTGTGATGAGGAGCTCTCTCTGAAG GTTGGGGACATTATCACTAATCTGGAGTCCATTGATGATGAATGGTTTCTGGGTGACTTAAAGGGGAAACGGGCCCTGGTCCCCAAAAACTATGTGCAAGTACTGTGA
- the sh3d19 gene encoding SH3 domain-containing protein 19 isoform X1 → MAEARREEEEEGERRDLRDVRSRIQPADLPERTKPDHFNSSQGPLSSIRAAIKRTRTNSQSDHTRDRRRPEITIISAEPLVSNNWFPGTSVVFSPPPQSGWSAGIQAVSQPPPSYDQVIKESQEEHIFKPTAAPRQSTCTTTSATQTDPVKEDNSTTVQQCVATPPTAKKRSAGKKPQKPPRPSLPKPVDREPAAETVGPSDEKVATTTTESTNTEEQSDSKTDVKEANQADSTHTCTRSVTVHWDIPAKHPAQLLSASAISAENTPSSSDSEHSQRPVPLPRIKSRKQTIKEEAKVQTLVKLSENCDSVQVISGTDPEDFSSNKYLKELLEVFSVEHECEENGDNQSDEASQGEDASGEMSAGNSQRNIRARIQAFESQAEDGNVVEPAKPEPLPRKTTNRPPVAAKPSIAFKPQFNHSVDNDNQNVPTTNIPQSPTPAPRPLQPRKSVGSSVKEELDTLLAKGAVPHRSRPSLLTRANSIHEEETSAAPPTSPVKPSKEPLKPNLNINNHNSTSAVKGNECLSNHIPVKPQRNVDSIEGSFTRQSVTRRPTTIRVPSKTDSFSDHFQDSPPPLPAQKPIGSLNTSVNHKQGLPPIPILSTQESFNVGPEPSLPSRKLSTSKSLPPRPPPAKTGPGRPPPPSLQATGRSHSGPRQASPKPQTQKPHRKGPILPPRPNPGHRLYNKYTLQLPHGITSSDYNGSNTGELSFQKNEVLLLLEEIDHNTFECQIGDTRGRVHKSHMKVITPLDSVSNMSPSQSAGSGGAGSGLKVQAIHDFTPEGPGELSLRAGDVVSMVEQVDSKWYRGTCRGSTGYFPVNYVNVLSNSPKPLVERKAKPSSARVSGPRCVARFDFEGEHSDELSFSEGDVIQLKEYVGQEWARGQIGVFTGIFPLNFVEVIEELPPPPSQQQTQPNRIALPGMGASPSTHPKVAKTDQASQATVEWVVALYDFAGKSDDDLSFEQGDRILITQHINEEWSCGRLNGREGMFPKAFVESSAAGQQLSNTQQNKAAGGGRAKALFDFASDCDEELSLKVGDIITNLESIDDEWFLGDLKGKRALVPKNYVQVL, encoded by the exons GCGACCAGAGATCACCATCATCTCAGCAGAACCTCTGGTCAGCAACAACTGGTTCCCAGGAACGTCTGTGGTTTTCTCACCTCCCCCTCAGTCAGGCTGGTCTGCAGGCATCCAAGCTGTTTCCCAG CCCCCACCATCCTATGACCAGGTGATTAAAGAGAGCCAAGAAGAGCACATTTTCAAGCCTACTGCAGCCCCCCGCCAGTCCACCTGCACCACCACAAGTGCCACGCAGACCGACCCTGTGAAGGAAGACAACTCCACTACTGTCCAACAGTGCGTTGCCACTCCACCGACAGCAAAGAAAAGATCTGCTG GTAAAAAGCCGCAAAAACCACCAAGGCCATCATTGCCGAAACCAGTGGACAGAGAACCGGCTGCCGAAACTGTTGGACCCAGTGATGAGAAGGTTGCAACAACTACAACAGAATCCACAAACACTGAGGAGCAAAGTGACTCTAAGACTGATGTAAAAGAAGCCAACCAGGCAGACTCTACTCATACATGTACCAGATCTGTTACTGTGCACTGGGATATTCCTGCAAAACATCCTGCACAGCTTCTGTCTGCCTCTGCTATCTCTGCTGAAAATACTCCTTCCTCTTCAGACTCTGAGCACAGTCAACGCCCCGTTCCACTTCCTCGTATAAAATCTCGAAAGCAGACCATCAAGGAAGAAGCCAAAGTTCAGACTTTGGTCAAACTCAGTGAAAATTGTGACAGCGTTCAAGTCATCTCAGGCACTGATCCAGAGGATTTCTCCTCAAATAAGTATCTAAAGGAATTGTTGGAGGTCTTTAGTGTAGAACACGAGTGTGAGGAGAACGGTGATAACCAATCAGACGAGGCCTCTCAAGGTGAAGATGCTAGTGGCGAGATGAGTGCCGGCAACAGTCAACGAAATATCCGGGCCAGGATCCAGGCCTTTGAGAGCCAGGCTGAAGATGGAAATGTGGTTGAACCAGCCAAACCAGAACCTCTACCCAGGAAGACCACTAACAGACCTCCAGTTGCTGCTAAACCTTCGATAGCTTTTAAACCTCAGTTTAACCACAGTGTCGATAATGACAATCAAAATGTACCAACCACAAACATCCCCCAAAGCCCTACACCAGCACCTAGACCTCTGCAGCCTAGGAAATCCGTGGGATCGTCTGTAAAAGAGGAACTAGACACTTTACTTGCTAAGGGGGCCGTCCCACACCGGTCACGTCCTTCATTATTGACCAGAGCCAACAGCATCCATGAGGAGGAAACTTCAGCAGCTCCTCCTACATCTCCAGTGAAGCCTTCTAAGGAACCTCTGAAACCCAACCTTAACATTAACAACCACAACTCAACCTCCGCGGTCAAAGGGAATGAGTGTCTGTCAA ATCACATCCCAGTCAAGCCCCAGCGTAATGTGGACAGCATTGAAGGCTCATTCACCAGACAAAGTGTAACAAGGAGACCAACCACCATCAGAGTTCCCAGCAAAACTGATTCAT TTTCAGATCATTTTCAGGACAGTCCTCCTCCGCTCCCTGCTCAGAAGCCCATAGGCTCCCTGAATACCTCAGTGAACCACAAACAAGGCCTGCCCCCCATCCCCATCCTCTCCACTCAG GAGTCTTTCAATGTTGGGCCGGAGCCATCACTACCATCTCG GAAGCTCAGTACAAGCAAAAGCCTCCCACCTCGCCCACCTCCAGCGAAAACAGGCCCGGGAAGACCTCCCCCACCCAGCCTGCAAGCCACAGGTCGATCCCATTCAGGACCACGGCAGGCTTCACCTAAACCCCAGACACAGAAGCCCCACAGGAAGGGACCAATCTTACCTCCAAGGCCCAACCCAGGCCACCGTCTCTACAACAAATACACT CTTCAACTTCCCCATGGAATCACTTCCTCTGACTACAATGGGAGCAATACAGGAGAACTGTCATTTCAG AAAAATGAAGTGCTTCTGCTGCTAGAGGAGATTGACCACAATACATTTGAGTGCCAAATTGGAGACACTAGAGGTAGAGTCCACAAGTCTCACATGAAGGTGATCACTCCTCTTGACTCCGTCTCAAACATGTCCCCATCACAG AGTGCTGGTTCAGGTGGAGCTGGGTCTGGGCTAAAGGTTCAGGCCATACATGACTTCACACCAG AGGGTCCAGGAGAGCTGAGTCTGCGGGCAGGAGATGTCGTTAGCATGGTAGAGCAGGTGGACAGCAAGTGGTATAGAGGCACTTGTAGAGGATCTACTGGTTACTTTCCTGTCAATTATGTCAATGTGCtg TCAAATTCACCAAAACCCCTCGTTGAAAGGAAAGCGAAGCCATCATCTGCAAGAGTCAG TGGCCCGAGATGTGTGGCAAGGTTCGACTTTGAAGGCGAGCACAGCGATGAGCTGTCGTTCTCTGAGGGCGATGTGATCCAGTTGAAGGAGTACGTGGGACAGGAATGGGCTCGGGGACAGATCGGCGTCTTTACTGGAATCTTCCCTCTTAACTTTGTAGAGGTCATCGAAGAGCTGCCTCCGCCTCCAAGTCAGCAGCAGACACAGCCCAATAGGATAGCACTGCCTG gcaTGGGTGCCTCTCCCAGTACCCACCCCAAGGTTGCCAAAACAGATCAG GCATCTCAGGCCACTGTGGAGTGGGTGGTGGCTCTGTATGACTTTGCTGGGAAGTCAGACGACGACCTGTCCTTTGAACAGGGCGACCGAATCCTGATCACCCAGCATATCAACGAGGAGTGGAGCTGTGGCAGGCTCAACGGCAGAGAGGGCATGTTCCCAAAGGCTTTTGTTGAGAGCAGCGCTG CAGGCCAGCAGTTGTCTAATACACAGCAGAATAAAGCTGCCGGTGGAGGGAGAGCCAAGGCTTTGTTCGACTTCGCATCAGACTGTGATGAGGAGCTCTCTCTGAAG GTTGGGGACATTATCACTAATCTGGAGTCCATTGATGATGAATGGTTTCTGGGTGACTTAAAGGGGAAACGGGCCCTGGTCCCCAAAAACTATGTGCAAGTACTGTGA
- the sh3d19 gene encoding SH3 domain-containing protein 19 isoform X3, protein MAEARREEEEEGERRDLRDVRSRIQPADLPERTKPDHFNSSQGPLSSIRAAIKRTRTNSQSDHTRDRRRPEITIISAEPLVSNNWFPGTSVVFSPPPQSGWSAGIQAVSQVIKESQEEHIFKPTAAPRQSTCTTTSATQTDPVKEDNSTTVQQCVATPPTAKKRSAGKKPQKPPRPSLPKPVDREPAAETVGPSDEKVATTTTESTNTEEQSDSKTDVKEANQADSTHTCTRSVTVHWDIPAKHPAQLLSASAISAENTPSSSDSEHSQRPVPLPRIKSRKQTIKEEAKVQTLVKLSENCDSVQVISGTDPEDFSSNKYLKELLEVFSVEHECEENGDNQSDEASQGEDASGEMSAGNSQRNIRARIQAFESQAEDGNVVEPAKPEPLPRKTTNRPPVAAKPSIAFKPQFNHSVDNDNQNVPTTNIPQSPTPAPRPLQPRKSVGSSVKEELDTLLAKGAVPHRSRPSLLTRANSIHEEETSAAPPTSPVKPSKEPLKPNLNINNHNSTSAVKGNECLSNHIPVKPQRNVDSIEGSFTRQSVTRRPTTIRVPSKTDSFSDHFQDSPPPLPAQKPIGSLNTSVNHKQGLPPIPILSTQESFNVGPEPSLPSRKLSTSKSLPPRPPPAKTGPGRPPPPSLQATGRSHSGPRQASPKPQTQKPHRKGPILPPRPNPGHRLYNKYTLQLPHGITSSDYNGSNTGELSFQKNEVLLLLEEIDHNTFECQIGDTRGRVHKSHMKVITPLDSVSNMSPSQSAGSGGAGSGLKVQAIHDFTPEGPGELSLRAGDVVSMVEQVDSKWYRGTCRGSTGYFPVNYVNVLSNSPKPLVERKAKPSSARVSGPRCVARFDFEGEHSDELSFSEGDVIQLKEYVGQEWARGQIGVFTGIFPLNFVEVIEELPPPPSQQQTQPNRIALPGMGASPSTHPKVAKTDQASQATVEWVVALYDFAGKSDDDLSFEQGDRILITQHINEEWSCGRLNGREGMFPKAFVESSAAGQQLSNTQQNKAAGGGRAKALFDFASDCDEELSLKVGDIITNLESIDDEWFLGDLKGKRALVPKNYVQVL, encoded by the exons GCGACCAGAGATCACCATCATCTCAGCAGAACCTCTGGTCAGCAACAACTGGTTCCCAGGAACGTCTGTGGTTTTCTCACCTCCCCCTCAGTCAGGCTGGTCTGCAGGCATCCAAGCTGTTTCCCAG GTGATTAAAGAGAGCCAAGAAGAGCACATTTTCAAGCCTACTGCAGCCCCCCGCCAGTCCACCTGCACCACCACAAGTGCCACGCAGACCGACCCTGTGAAGGAAGACAACTCCACTACTGTCCAACAGTGCGTTGCCACTCCACCGACAGCAAAGAAAAGATCTGCTG GTAAAAAGCCGCAAAAACCACCAAGGCCATCATTGCCGAAACCAGTGGACAGAGAACCGGCTGCCGAAACTGTTGGACCCAGTGATGAGAAGGTTGCAACAACTACAACAGAATCCACAAACACTGAGGAGCAAAGTGACTCTAAGACTGATGTAAAAGAAGCCAACCAGGCAGACTCTACTCATACATGTACCAGATCTGTTACTGTGCACTGGGATATTCCTGCAAAACATCCTGCACAGCTTCTGTCTGCCTCTGCTATCTCTGCTGAAAATACTCCTTCCTCTTCAGACTCTGAGCACAGTCAACGCCCCGTTCCACTTCCTCGTATAAAATCTCGAAAGCAGACCATCAAGGAAGAAGCCAAAGTTCAGACTTTGGTCAAACTCAGTGAAAATTGTGACAGCGTTCAAGTCATCTCAGGCACTGATCCAGAGGATTTCTCCTCAAATAAGTATCTAAAGGAATTGTTGGAGGTCTTTAGTGTAGAACACGAGTGTGAGGAGAACGGTGATAACCAATCAGACGAGGCCTCTCAAGGTGAAGATGCTAGTGGCGAGATGAGTGCCGGCAACAGTCAACGAAATATCCGGGCCAGGATCCAGGCCTTTGAGAGCCAGGCTGAAGATGGAAATGTGGTTGAACCAGCCAAACCAGAACCTCTACCCAGGAAGACCACTAACAGACCTCCAGTTGCTGCTAAACCTTCGATAGCTTTTAAACCTCAGTTTAACCACAGTGTCGATAATGACAATCAAAATGTACCAACCACAAACATCCCCCAAAGCCCTACACCAGCACCTAGACCTCTGCAGCCTAGGAAATCCGTGGGATCGTCTGTAAAAGAGGAACTAGACACTTTACTTGCTAAGGGGGCCGTCCCACACCGGTCACGTCCTTCATTATTGACCAGAGCCAACAGCATCCATGAGGAGGAAACTTCAGCAGCTCCTCCTACATCTCCAGTGAAGCCTTCTAAGGAACCTCTGAAACCCAACCTTAACATTAACAACCACAACTCAACCTCCGCGGTCAAAGGGAATGAGTGTCTGTCAA ATCACATCCCAGTCAAGCCCCAGCGTAATGTGGACAGCATTGAAGGCTCATTCACCAGACAAAGTGTAACAAGGAGACCAACCACCATCAGAGTTCCCAGCAAAACTGATTCAT TTTCAGATCATTTTCAGGACAGTCCTCCTCCGCTCCCTGCTCAGAAGCCCATAGGCTCCCTGAATACCTCAGTGAACCACAAACAAGGCCTGCCCCCCATCCCCATCCTCTCCACTCAG GAGTCTTTCAATGTTGGGCCGGAGCCATCACTACCATCTCG GAAGCTCAGTACAAGCAAAAGCCTCCCACCTCGCCCACCTCCAGCGAAAACAGGCCCGGGAAGACCTCCCCCACCCAGCCTGCAAGCCACAGGTCGATCCCATTCAGGACCACGGCAGGCTTCACCTAAACCCCAGACACAGAAGCCCCACAGGAAGGGACCAATCTTACCTCCAAGGCCCAACCCAGGCCACCGTCTCTACAACAAATACACT CTTCAACTTCCCCATGGAATCACTTCCTCTGACTACAATGGGAGCAATACAGGAGAACTGTCATTTCAG AAAAATGAAGTGCTTCTGCTGCTAGAGGAGATTGACCACAATACATTTGAGTGCCAAATTGGAGACACTAGAGGTAGAGTCCACAAGTCTCACATGAAGGTGATCACTCCTCTTGACTCCGTCTCAAACATGTCCCCATCACAG AGTGCTGGTTCAGGTGGAGCTGGGTCTGGGCTAAAGGTTCAGGCCATACATGACTTCACACCAG AGGGTCCAGGAGAGCTGAGTCTGCGGGCAGGAGATGTCGTTAGCATGGTAGAGCAGGTGGACAGCAAGTGGTATAGAGGCACTTGTAGAGGATCTACTGGTTACTTTCCTGTCAATTATGTCAATGTGCtg TCAAATTCACCAAAACCCCTCGTTGAAAGGAAAGCGAAGCCATCATCTGCAAGAGTCAG TGGCCCGAGATGTGTGGCAAGGTTCGACTTTGAAGGCGAGCACAGCGATGAGCTGTCGTTCTCTGAGGGCGATGTGATCCAGTTGAAGGAGTACGTGGGACAGGAATGGGCTCGGGGACAGATCGGCGTCTTTACTGGAATCTTCCCTCTTAACTTTGTAGAGGTCATCGAAGAGCTGCCTCCGCCTCCAAGTCAGCAGCAGACACAGCCCAATAGGATAGCACTGCCTG gcaTGGGTGCCTCTCCCAGTACCCACCCCAAGGTTGCCAAAACAGATCAG GCATCTCAGGCCACTGTGGAGTGGGTGGTGGCTCTGTATGACTTTGCTGGGAAGTCAGACGACGACCTGTCCTTTGAACAGGGCGACCGAATCCTGATCACCCAGCATATCAACGAGGAGTGGAGCTGTGGCAGGCTCAACGGCAGAGAGGGCATGTTCCCAAAGGCTTTTGTTGAGAGCAGCGCTG CAGGCCAGCAGTTGTCTAATACACAGCAGAATAAAGCTGCCGGTGGAGGGAGAGCCAAGGCTTTGTTCGACTTCGCATCAGACTGTGATGAGGAGCTCTCTCTGAAG GTTGGGGACATTATCACTAATCTGGAGTCCATTGATGATGAATGGTTTCTGGGTGACTTAAAGGGGAAACGGGCCCTGGTCCCCAAAAACTATGTGCAAGTACTGTGA